Within Amycolatopsis sp. cg5, the genomic segment ACGCCCGGTAGGTCCAGACGTGTGACGTCTTCAGAAAGACAGGCGCGGCTGTTGGGTTGGTTGGTGCTGGTCCGCCGGTGGGCGACGCCCGTGTTGCTCCAGTCGTTCGACGGCTTACGAAAGAACGGCGCGTCTGCCGGTGGGCTGGTGTTCGTGGTGGTGAGATGTCGTTGCTCGAGTCCGTCGCGGGAGGTGACCTCATTGATGTGTTCCCGAGCTTCGAGCTCTTCGGCAGAACGAGGTTCCCGCGGTGTGCTGGAGTCACGAACGGCTACTGAGATGACGGACCGCCGAGTCCCGCGATTAGGGCGCCGCGTGACCCTGCCTGGACCCGTGAGCAGCAGAAATAGTGAAGGAGACGTGGCAACTTGACATTGTTCTGTGGCATCGATTGGGCTGAGACCCACCACGATGTCGCGATCATCGACGACACCGGAACCGTGGTGGCGAAAGGGCGGATCGGCGACGACGCGGCCGGGTTCGCTCGTCTGCTGGACCTGTTCGCCGAGGCCGGGGACACCGCCGGGACCTCGATCCCGGTCGGCATCGAGACCGACCACGGCCTGCTCGTCGCCGCGCTGCGTGCGACCGGGCGCACCATCTACGCGATCAACCCGCTCTCGGCGTCGCGTTACCGAGCCCGGCACCAGGTGTCGGGCGCGAAATCCGACGCCGCGGACGCGGTGATGCTCGCCAACATCGTGCGCACCGACGCCGACGCGCACCGGCCGCCGCTCGGCCGACACCGACCTCGCGCAGGCGGTGCGGGTGCTGGCGCGAGCACAGCAGGACGCGGTCTGGGGCCGTCAGCAGCTGGGCAATCAGATCCGCTCGCTGCTCAAGGAATTCTACCCGGCCGCGCTCGACGCGTTCGCCGGACAGCCCGACGGCGGCTTGGCGCGCCGTGACGCCCGCACAGTCCTGGCCGCCGCACCCACACCCACGCTCGCGGCGAGACTGACCCGCGCCAGGCTGCGGACGCTGCTGACCAAAGCCGGACGCCGCCGCAACATCGATCATGACGTGGACCGGCTCTATGGCGTGTTCCGGGCAGATCGGCTGCGGCTGCCTCCGGTGGTGGAGAACGCGATGGGTATCCAGTTTTCGGCTCTGCTGAACCAATTCGAGGCCGCTTGCGTGGCCGCCGACAGCTTGGCGGAGGCGACACGGACCCATTTTGAACAGCACCCGGACGCCGAGATCATCACCAGCTTCCCCGGTCTCGGGCTGCTGGCCGGCGCCCGGGTGCTCGCCGAGATCGGAGACGACCGCGCACGCTTCACCGACCCCCGCGGCCTCAAGGCCTACGCCGGATCGGCACCGATCACCCGCGCCAGCGGCCGCAAGAAAGTGATCCAGCACCGCCACATCAAAAACCGGCGCCTGGCCGCGGTAGGACCGATCTGGGCACTCAGCTCCCTCAAAGCCAGCCCCGGAGCACGACGCCACTTCGACACCCGCCGCGCCGCCGGAGACTGGAACCACCAAGCCCAACGACACCTGTTCAACAAATTCCTCGGACAGCTCCACCACTGCCTGCAAACAGGCTGCCTCTACGACGAACATCAGGCCTTTCCACCTCCACTCACAACCGCGGCTTGACTTCCAACCACCTGAGATGTCTTTCGTGGTGGGTTCTCCCCTCAAGTGGGAGTCCTCTCCGGATGCGTTCATTCCCATGTCAGCATGTGTCTCCGCACACGAACGCGCGACCCGGGCCGAGGTTGACTGTCACCTGCGCTGGTAAAGATCGCGCAGAAGCGATATTTCGGCGCCGTGGTGGATGACCTCGCGGTGGATGTGCAAGATCAGCGCGGCCAGCGGGTAGTCCTCGAACCCTGGTTCGCCGGACGGCGCGGTCAGCGCTTCGGCGCTCAGCCCGCGCACCCCGTCCATCCACAACACGTAGGCGTCGTCGAGCTGGGTCAACGCGGTCGCGGCGTTGTCGGCGTACGGGAAGTCGTCGAAGCCGACGGCCGGTCCGCCGAAGTGCGTGTGCGTGCGCAGGCCCAGAACGCCGACGATGACGTGCGCCAGGCGCCACGCGATCGTCGTGACCGGCGCGGGCTCCGGCGGTGGCCAGGCCCAGTCGATCCGGTGGCCGCTGCGCACGGTCCAGCAATCCGGCACCGGTTCCCAGAAGTACTCGTCGTCGGTGAGCCCGGCCATCCTCGGCCGCAGCTGCGCGTTCCAATGCCAGTCGAGCTGGTCGGCCAGCTCCTTTGCCCAGTCCATGCCGTCCAATCCGGGCCGCCCCCGGCGTGGCGCGGCTCACCTGGGACGATGGACCCACAGCGTGCCGTTGTCTAGGAGGTAGTAGGTGCCCAGTCCCACCGGTCCGGTACTCGTCGTGGACTTCGGGGCGCAGTACGCCCAGCTGATCGCCAGGCGCGTGCGCGAGGCCCAGGTCTACTCCGAGGTCGTGCCGCACACCGCGAGCGTCGACGAGATCCTCGCCAAGAACCCGGCCGCCATCATTCTCTCCGGCGGGCCGTCCAGTGTGTACGAAGAAGGCGCGCCCAGCATGGACGCGGCGCTGGTCAAGGCCGGTGTGCCCGTCTTCGGCATCTGCTACGGCTTCCAGCTGCTGGCCCGCGCGCTCGGCGGCGACGTCGAAGCGACCGGCGCCCGCGAGTACGGCCGCACGCAGGTCCAGATCGCAGGCGACGGCGGCACCCTGCACCACGAGCTGCCCGGCAGCCACCCCGCCTGGATGAGCCACGGCGACAGCGTCACCAAGGCTCCCGAGGGCTACACGGTCACCGCGACCTCGGACGGCGCGCCCGTCGCGGGCTTCGAGAACCTCGAGGCGCGCATCGCCGGTGTGCAGTACCACCCCGAGGTGCACCACTCGCCGCACGGCCAGGAGGTGCTGCGCCGGTTCCTGCACGACGTGGCCGGTATCCGTCCACAGTGGACGACCTCGTCGATCGTCGAGGAGCAGGTCGCCAGGATCGCCGAGCAGGTCGGCGACGGCCGCGCGATCTGCGGGCTGTCCGGCGGCGTCGACTCCGCCGTCGCTGCCGCACTGGTCCAGCGCGCCATCGGCGACAGGCTGACCTGCGTGTTCGTCGACCACGGGCTGCTGCGGGCGGGCGAGCGCGCACAGGTCGAGCGGGACTACGTCGCCGCGACCGGCGTCAACCTGGTGACCGTCGACGCGCGTGAGCGGTTCCTCGACGCGCTGGCGGGCGTCACCGACCCCGAGACCAAGCGCAAGATCATCGGCCGCGAGTTCATCCGCGTGTTCGAGCAGGCCGAGCGGGACCTGAAGGCCGAGGGCGACTACAAGTTCCTCGTGCAGGGCACGCTGTACCCGGACGTCGTCGAGTCCGGCGGCGGCGAGGGCACCGCGAACATCAAGAGCCACCACAACGTCGGCGGCCTGCCGGACGACTTGCAGTTCGAGCTGGTCGAGCCGCTGCGGCTGCTGTTCAAGGACGAGGTGCGCCGCGTCGGCACCGAACTCGGGCTGCCTGAGGTCATCGTCCAGCGCCAGCCGTTCCCCGGCCCCGGCCTGGGCATCCGGATCATCGGCGAGGTCAACGCCGAGCGGCTGGAGACCCTGCGCGCGGCCGACGCGATCGCCCGCGAGGAGCTGACGGCCGCCGGTCTCGACGGCGAGATCTGGCAGTGCCCGGTGGTGCTGCTCGCCGACGTCCGCAGCGTCGGCGTCCAGGGCGACGGCCGCACCTACGGTCACCCGATCGTCCTGCGCCCGGTGTCCAGTGAGGACGCCATGACCGCGGACTGGACGCGCCTGCCGTACGAGGTGCTGGAGCGGATCTCGACCCGGATCACCAACGAGGTGGCCGACGTCAACCGCGTGGTGCTCGACGTGACGAGCAAGCCGCCGGGCACCATCGAGTGGGAGTAAGAAGCCAAAAGAAAGACCCCCGGGGGAAGGGATCCCCGGGGGTCTTTCCATGTGAGTGGCTTGTCGCCGCGGCTACCGCTTGCTTCGCAGGGACGCGCCCAGCAGCACCAGCCCGACGAAGACCGCCACCCCGGCCATCAGCCAGCGGAAGTCGAAGTTCGGCAGCCAGGACGCGCCGTCACCGAGCACGAACCCGGAGACCATCAGCGTCAGCAGGCCGAAGACGAAGGTGACCAGGTCCAGCCCGCGGCGCGGTTTCTTCTCGACCTGCGGCTCGTCGTAGGTGTATTCGTTCTCAGCCACGGGACACCTCCACGTCACCAGCGCCGTTGTCGACTTCCAGGTGGATCTGCAGGCCGCCGACGCCGTCGGTGCCGTTGTCGGAACCGGTGATCGCCCGCTGCGCGACGCCCTGGGAGTGCTTGGTCAGGCAGTCGGCCTGGCCCGCGCGGGACTTGCAGCTGTACGTCACATCGGCCGTCGCGGGCAGCAGCACCGTGGTGTTGCCCGCGCCGTTGCTGACCTTGACCGTGACCGGGTGGTCGGCGGTCAGGTTGCGGAAGTCGAGATCGATGTTGCCCGCCGAGTGCCGGTACACCGACTTGAGTTCCGCGGCTGTGGTCGGCGACGCGGTCAGGTCCCCGTAACCGCCCTGGTACTGGTTGAACGGGATGACCGTGATGGCCATGCCGACGATCGACAGCGGAATCGCGAGGCCGATCAGGCCGCGGCCGCCACCGGCGAACGAGCCGACGAGCAGCCCGAGGCCGACCACACCGAGCGTCAGCCCGATGATGTGCTGCAGCGAGAAGTAGCTCTCACCACTCATGTTCAGCGCGACCCCGGTGCCCGCGGTCAGCAGCGCGACGCCGAAGGTGATCAGGCCGACCCTGGTCTTCGGGCGCGGTTCACGGACCGGCGGCTGGGCAGGCGGCGGTGCGTGCTCGACGACCGGCTTCGGGTCGGGCAGGTCCCAGCCTTTCGGCTCAGCGGCCAGCGGGTCCCACGACGGGGGCGCGGCGGCGCTGGTCGGCATCGCGGTGGTGGTGTCCGACATCGAGAACGACGCCTCGGCGCCTGACGGCACCGGACCGCTCCACGCGGCGGGGCGGTTGAGCTGACCGCGGTTGCGGTGCAGTAGATAGAGCGCGGCGATCGCCAGTGCGTAGCCGAGTACCCCGCTGCCGCCGAACCAGTCGCCGCTGAGCGACCAGCCCGTGGTCGGGAACAACGCGATGATCAGCACCACGGTGAACCCGGTCGAGGTCGTGCTGTAGCCGCGCCCGATCATGCTCTCGAACGCGGAAACCTGGTCTCGCTCGTCCGGGAAGAACAGCCAGCCGAGCACGTAGAGCACCAGGCCGACGCCGCCGAACACGGTCATCGCGACCAATGCCACCCGCACGACGACCGGGTCGAGGCCGTAGCGGTTGCCGAACCCGGCGGCCACGCCCGCGATCTTGCGGCCTTCGACCGGCCTGCGTGGTCTGCTGGCCACGAAGTCTTTGACTGTCTCTTCGAAGCCGACGTGCGGCTTCTGTGTCTGCGTCTCGCCACTCATGGTGAAAATGATGCGTCACTGGGGCAGGCCCCCACATCGGGGAACGACCCTGAGTTGTCCCTGACCAGCTGATCGGGGGTCCATCGGTGGTGCGGGCACCACCGACCCTGAACTACCTGGATCGGGGGCTTCCCTGATGAATCGCGGCGCACACCATGTGACCATGGGTGACGTGGAGAAGCAGGAGATCCAGCCAGAGGCGCCGACCGCGGTGATGGTCGCGCCAGACGGGCCGCCCAAGATGTTCCGGCGCAGGTCCGGCCGCGCGCTGGCCGGTGTCGCGGGCGGGCTCGCCGATCACCTCGGCGCCAAGGTGCTGTGGGTGCGGCTCGGGTTCGCCATCCTCGCCGCGCTCGGCGGCATGGGCTTGCTGGCGTACGGCCTGCTCTGGGTGTTCGCGCCGCAGGAGTCGGAAGAGAGCGCCGCCAGGCACAAGCAGCCAGCCAAGGAACGCCAGCAGGCGTTCGGGCTGATGGCGCTCGGCGTCGGGCTCGGGGTCGCTGGCGGAACGGTGACCGGCGCGATCAGCGGCTGGGTCGCGGTGCCGCTGGCACTGGCGCTGATCGGTGCGGCCGTCGTCTGGCGTGAGGCCGACGAGTCGCAGCGGCGGCGGTGGCGCGACGGCGCCAAGGACGGTTTCGTCGGCGCGTTGTTCGGCGGCGGCGGCTGGTCGGCCGCGGTCCGCATCCTCGCGGGTGTCGCGCTGGTGATGACCGGCATCGGCGTGGTCGTGCTGCGCGACAGCAGCTTCGACCAGGTCCAGTTCGCGTTGATCGCGGTGATCGCGACGCTGATCGGCGTCGCCGTGCTGACCATCCCGTTCTGGCTGCGGATGGTCCGCGACCTGTCCGACGAGCGCAAGGCGCGCATCCGCACCGACGAGCGCGCCGAGATCGCCGCGCACCTGCACGACTCCGTGCTGCAAACGCTTGCGCTGATCCAGAAACAGGCCGACTCGCCCCGCGAGGTCGCCCGGCTCGCGCGTGGCCAGGAACGTGAGCTCAGGGCCTGGTTGTACGGGCCGTCCGGCTACGGCAAGCCGGCCGAGTCCGCGCCGAACGGCCGGTTCTCCGAGGCGCTCGCGGCCGCGTGCGGCGAGGTCGAGGACACCTTCGCCATCTCCGTGCAGCAGGTCGTCGTCGGCGAGGCCGACCTCGACGAACCGCTGATCGCGCTGGTGCAGGCGGCCCGTGAGTCGATCGTCAACGCGGCCAAGCACGCGGGTGTCGAAGAGGTTAGTGTTTATGCCGAGGTCGAGCCGACCGCGGTGACGGTGTTCGTGCGTGACCGGGGCAAGGGCTTCGACCCCGAGGTCGTGCCGGAGGACCGGCATGGCGTCGCCGACTCCATCCGGGGGAGAATGGAGCGCAACGGCGGCACCTGCCGGATCAAGACGGCACCCGGCGAAGGCACCGAGGTACAGCTGGAAATGCCGATGAAGGCGACTAGGGGAGCAGCGTGACGGAGAGCCAGCAGACGCGGGAACCGGTCAAGGTATTCCTGGTCGACGACCACGCGCTGTTCCGCGCCGGGGTGCGCACCGAGCTCGACTCGATCACCGACGAGGTCCAGGTCGTCGGCGAGGCCGGTTCCGTCGCCGAAGCGGTGGCAGGCATCGTCCGCACCAACCCGCAGGTCGTGCTCCTCGACGTCCACATGCCCGACGGCGGCGGCGCCGAGGTCCTCAAGCGCGTCCGCCCCGAGCTGCCCGACGTGGTCTTCCTCGCCCTCTCGGTCTCCGACGCCGCCGAAGACGTCATCGCGGTCATCCGCGCGGGCGCCCGCGGCTACGTCACCAAGACCATCTCGTCGAAGGAACTCGTCCGCGCGATCGTCCGCGTCTCTGACGGCGACGCCGTGTTCTCGCCGCGTCTGGCCGGTTTCGTGCTGGACGCGTTCGCCGACCGGCCCGGCTCCGCCCCGATCAGCGACCCGGACCTCGACCTCCTCACGCCCCGCGAGCGCG encodes:
- a CDS encoding DinB family protein — protein: MDWAKELADQLDWHWNAQLRPRMAGLTDDEYFWEPVPDCWTVRSGHRIDWAWPPPEPAPVTTIAWRLAHVIVGVLGLRTHTHFGGPAVGFDDFPYADNAATALTQLDDAYVLWMDGVRGLSAEALTAPSGEPGFEDYPLAALILHIHREVIHHGAEISLLRDLYQRR
- the guaA gene encoding glutamine-hydrolyzing GMP synthase; translation: MPSPTGPVLVVDFGAQYAQLIARRVREAQVYSEVVPHTASVDEILAKNPAAIILSGGPSSVYEEGAPSMDAALVKAGVPVFGICYGFQLLARALGGDVEATGAREYGRTQVQIAGDGGTLHHELPGSHPAWMSHGDSVTKAPEGYTVTATSDGAPVAGFENLEARIAGVQYHPEVHHSPHGQEVLRRFLHDVAGIRPQWTTSSIVEEQVARIAEQVGDGRAICGLSGGVDSAVAAALVQRAIGDRLTCVFVDHGLLRAGERAQVERDYVAATGVNLVTVDARERFLDALAGVTDPETKRKIIGREFIRVFEQAERDLKAEGDYKFLVQGTLYPDVVESGGGEGTANIKSHHNVGGLPDDLQFELVEPLRLLFKDEVRRVGTELGLPEVIVQRQPFPGPGLGIRIIGEVNAERLETLRAADAIAREELTAAGLDGEIWQCPVVLLADVRSVGVQGDGRTYGHPIVLRPVSSEDAMTADWTRLPYEVLERISTRITNEVADVNRVVLDVTSKPPGTIEWE
- a CDS encoding PspC domain-containing protein, translating into MSGETQTQKPHVGFEETVKDFVASRPRRPVEGRKIAGVAAGFGNRYGLDPVVVRVALVAMTVFGGVGLVLYVLGWLFFPDERDQVSAFESMIGRGYSTTSTGFTVVLIIALFPTTGWSLSGDWFGGSGVLGYALAIAALYLLHRNRGQLNRPAAWSGPVPSGAEASFSMSDTTTAMPTSAAAPPSWDPLAAEPKGWDLPDPKPVVEHAPPPAQPPVREPRPKTRVGLITFGVALLTAGTGVALNMSGESYFSLQHIIGLTLGVVGLGLLVGSFAGGGRGLIGLAIPLSIVGMAITVIPFNQYQGGYGDLTASPTTAAELKSVYRHSAGNIDLDFRNLTADHPVTVKVSNGAGNTTVLLPATADVTYSCKSRAGQADCLTKHSQGVAQRAITGSDNGTDGVGGLQIHLEVDNGAGDVEVSRG
- a CDS encoding PspC domain-containing protein → MVAPDGPPKMFRRRSGRALAGVAGGLADHLGAKVLWVRLGFAILAALGGMGLLAYGLLWVFAPQESEESAARHKQPAKERQQAFGLMALGVGLGVAGGTVTGAISGWVAVPLALALIGAAVVWREADESQRRRWRDGAKDGFVGALFGGGGWSAAVRILAGVALVMTGIGVVVLRDSSFDQVQFALIAVIATLIGVAVLTIPFWLRMVRDLSDERKARIRTDERAEIAAHLHDSVLQTLALIQKQADSPREVARLARGQERELRAWLYGPSGYGKPAESAPNGRFSEALAAACGEVEDTFAISVQQVVVGEADLDEPLIALVQAARESIVNAAKHAGVEEVSVYAEVEPTAVTVFVRDRGKGFDPEVVPEDRHGVADSIRGRMERNGGTCRIKTAPGEGTEVQLEMPMKATRGAA
- a CDS encoding response regulator; protein product: MTESQQTREPVKVFLVDDHALFRAGVRTELDSITDEVQVVGEAGSVAEAVAGIVRTNPQVVLLDVHMPDGGGAEVLKRVRPELPDVVFLALSVSDAAEDVIAVIRAGARGYVTKTISSKELVRAIVRVSDGDAVFSPRLAGFVLDAFADRPGSAPISDPDLDLLTPRERDVLRLLARGYAYKEIASELFISVKTVETHVSSVLRKTQLSNRYELSRWASDRRLV